The region GTCCGACGAGCGCGTGCGGGAGGCGGCGGCGAGGCGGTCGGTGAGGCTCATGTCAGCTCTTCCTCAGGCGGAGACGGCTGGGCTTGCGCCCGGGCTTGGTGCCCGGCGCCGACACGGCGTGTGTCGAGGCCAGGCTGGCGGCGAAGGCCACGAGGGCCTTGCTGTTCGCGTTGCCGGGATAGGCGTTGACGAGGGGCTCGCCGCGGTTGACGGCGGCCAGCACCTCGCGGCTCGACACGAGCGTGGCGTCGGCCTTCAGGCCGAGGGTGGACTCGAACTCGGCGGGCGTGAGGCCGACCTTGGCGTCGGCGCGGTTGAGGACGAACGACCACAGGTCGCGGCTGAAGTTGAGGAGGTCCAGCGTGCTGGTGGCGAGCTTGACGCCCTTGAGCGCCGGGATGTCGAGCGTGCCGACCAGGATGATGCTGTCGGAGCGGTCGAGCGCCGCGAGCGCCTGGTCGTCGAAGACGCCCGAGGTGTCGATCACGATGAACTCGAACATGGCGCGCAGGCCGTCGAGGAGCTGACCGATCTCCTCGCCGGAGGCCTGGTCGGGGGAGTCCAGGTGGACGGGTGCGGCGACCACCGAGAGCCGGTCGGAGTGCTGCGTCAGCAGCGACTCGATCGCACCCTCGTCGATGCCCCCGCGGAAGCCGACCAGGTCGTTGACGTTGCGGGTGGGCGTCAGCTGCAGCATGAGCGCCACGTCGCCACTGTTGACGTCGAGGTCGACCAGGCACACCCGGTGCCCGTGGTCGGCGAGGGCGACGGCGGTGTTGACGGCGACGAGGCTCTTGCCGACGCCACCCTTGGTGGAGAAGACGGTGAAGACCTTGCCCTGGGGTGCCTCGGCGGCGGCGCGCTCGGCCTCGGCCTCGGCGATCATGGACGCCTTCACCTGGGCGGCGGCTGCCTGGGCCTCGCCCTGCATGGTCTGGCCGATGGCGCTGGCGACCGAGCGGGCCCGCTGGACCGCGGTGGTGATGCCCGCCAGGTCCTTGCTCTGGACCACCTCGCGCATGCCGCTGCGCAGCGCGAGGGACAGGGCACCGGCGTCGACGGTGTCGCGCAGCAGGATGACGCCGAGGTCGGGCCGGTTGACCCGGGCCCACTGGGCGAAGCCGGTCGCCTCCTCGGTCGTGATGCCGGGGCCGACGACGACGGCGAACTCCTCAGGTGCGCCCTGGATGTGGGAGTACAGGTCGTCGAGCGCGCCCACGGCCGTCGAGCCGTGGAGCATCGCCTGGAGGATCGCGCGCTGCGCGGGGTCTGTCTCGAGGATGGAGGTCATGGCGATCAGCCCACCGCGGGAGCAGGCGCGCCGGGGACGGCCATCGAGATGTCGGTGCCCTTCTCGTCGACGACCCTGGTCTTGTCGCTGAGGAGCGCGAAGTTGAGGTCTCCGAAGCGGTCGCCCCAGATGAGCTTCTCTGACTCCTTCTGGTTCAGCGCCAGGGTGAGGATCGTCTTCGGGATCGCCTCGGTCGTCTCGGCCCCGGTCTCGTCGGTCACCGTTCGGGACGTCGACGTGGTCGTGCCCACGCCGATCACCGTGACGCGGGTCAGCAGGACCCGGGTGTACTGGGAGGGGGTGGAGACGGTCACGAAGATCGCGACCTCGGAGCCGGGGTTCACGAAGCCGGCGACGCGCTCGGGGTCGGTGAGCTCCACCGACATCGCGAGCTTGTCGTCCGGGATGACCAGGCTCTCGGTGTCGCCGACCGTGCCGAACTTGTCGGCGATCAGCTGCTCGCCGGGGTAGATGTTGCCGGTGGCGACCAGGCCGGTGACGCTGGTCGAGGAGGACAGTGCACCGGGGACCAGGTCCTCGCGGCGGACCTGGGCCTTCTCGAACTTGCCTGCGGACTCGGCGTCGGCGACGGGCTCGCCGGCGTTGACGACCTCCTTGGCGACGAGCACCTCGACGAGCTCCTGGCCCTCGGTGGCGCGGTTGTCGATGCCCTGGACGTACATGACGATGAGCAGGGTGCCGACCAGGGCCGTGATGATGGCCACGGCCAGGAGTACGGAACGACGTGCCATGAGGCATTCCTTCGGTGTCAGGTCCACGGGGGTGTGGATCGAAGAACAACGTGCCGGGAAGGACATCCGATTCGCTGAAGGCGCCTGTGCCACCGTCGCAAGTCCACGAGTGGCCCCGACGTCCCCTCGTGGCACACGACGATAGGTGCGCCCCACCCCTGACGGAGGCTAAGACTGACAAACCACCCGAAGGCAGCATCGGCATAGCCCGTTGTGACTAGTCCGACGTAGTCATGGTCTAGCCCGTGACCGTCGGTCCACGCTCAGCCGA is a window of Nocardioides oleivorans DNA encoding:
- a CDS encoding AAA family ATPase, producing the protein MTSILETDPAQRAILQAMLHGSTAVGALDDLYSHIQGAPEEFAVVVGPGITTEEATGFAQWARVNRPDLGVILLRDTVDAGALSLALRSGMREVVQSKDLAGITTAVQRARSVASAIGQTMQGEAQAAAAQVKASMIAEAEAERAAAEAPQGKVFTVFSTKGGVGKSLVAVNTAVALADHGHRVCLVDLDVNSGDVALMLQLTPTRNVNDLVGFRGGIDEGAIESLLTQHSDRLSVVAAPVHLDSPDQASGEEIGQLLDGLRAMFEFIVIDTSGVFDDQALAALDRSDSIILVGTLDIPALKGVKLATSTLDLLNFSRDLWSFVLNRADAKVGLTPAEFESTLGLKADATLVSSREVLAAVNRGEPLVNAYPGNANSKALVAFAASLASTHAVSAPGTKPGRKPSRLRLRKS
- the cpaB gene encoding Flp pilus assembly protein CpaB; the encoded protein is MARRSVLLAVAIITALVGTLLIVMYVQGIDNRATEGQELVEVLVAKEVVNAGEPVADAESAGKFEKAQVRREDLVPGALSSSTSVTGLVATGNIYPGEQLIADKFGTVGDTESLVIPDDKLAMSVELTDPERVAGFVNPGSEVAIFVTVSTPSQYTRVLLTRVTVIGVGTTTSTSRTVTDETGAETTEAIPKTILTLALNQKESEKLIWGDRFGDLNFALLSDKTRVVDEKGTDISMAVPGAPAPAVG